The sequence below is a genomic window from Chloroflexota bacterium.
CAGCAACGATGAGGTCTTTGATTTGGGTGATGCGTTCTGTGGTAGACTTCATTTGGGAGTCCTTTGGTGAGAGATAGATGATGCGTTTATCTCTGTTATACCAGAGGACTCCTTTTCTACAACATTTGAGTGCTCCCTCATTGAGGCGTTGCGCGATGTGGTGTGCATCGGCCACGGCGTGTGACCAAGGAGGCCGTACCATGCTGAAGCGACTTGTGACCTGGAAAGGGTGGGAAAGCCCCTGGCTTGCTGCGGTGGGTGTGGGGGGCAGTGCGGCGTTGGCGGCAGCCATTGTGCGCTGGGTTTCCGCGTTTTGGGGTTTGGGAGCAAATTCCGATGGGTTGGCCTATTTGATTTTGACCCGCAGCCTGCTGGCCTGGAAGGGGTATGGCTATCCCCTCCCCGATGGCGGCATTAAACCCATGACACATTTTCCTCCCGGCTACCCGTTGACCCTTGCCGGGCTGAGCGCGCTGGGCCTGACGCCTGAGAACGCTGCGCTGGTGGTGAGCATGGTCAGTTTTGCGGCCCTGATCGGCTTCGCGGGTTGGGCGATGTATCGCGTGACACACCATGCATGGCCGGTGGTGGGGCTGGCGGCCTGGCTGGCGGTGGCTTTTGGCACGCTGCGGATTTATGCGTGGGTGCTTTCCGAAACGCTTTTTATGGCCTGGTTGTTCTTTGTGGGGTGGGCCTTAGCGCGTTGGCTGGAAGCCCCTTCCCGGCGACGAGCGTTGCTGGTGGGGCTGGCGGCGGGTTGGCTGGTGTACATTCGCTGGATTGGCCTGGTTGCCCTGGCTTGGGTAGGGCTGGTGATGCTGTGGGCATGGTGGCGGCGGAAGGTTGTGGCTTGGGGGGAGGCCGCGTGGGCGCTGGTGGGCGGGGTGCTGCCGCCGTTGCTGCTGATGGGTGTCAACCACCTGTGGGCCGGTGCGGCCACCAACCGCCGCATTCTCTGGCATCCCCCGGGGGCGGCCAAGTGGCGCGCTGCCCTGCAAACTTTAGCCGATTGGCTTGGCGGGGCTTTTGTTTTCCCCAAGGCCACGCCTTGGGGCTGGGGCGCGCTGGTGCTGCTCGGGGCGCTGGCGGCGGTGGCCCTGGGCTGGCGCTGGGGCTGGCTGCGGGAAAGCGCCCCCCGTGAGCGTTTTCAGGCCCTTTTGGTACAGTGGGGTGCTTTCATTGGAGTGTATTTCGTCGCTCTGGTTGCTGCAATTACCCTTGCCGATGCGGCCACCCCGATGGATTGGCGCTTGCTGGCGCCTTTGTTGCCCCCGGCTTCCCTGGTGGTCGGCGCGGCGCTGTGGGGCGTGTTGCGTTCCCGCCCGCGCGCCGCGGCCGCGGCCACGGCGCTGTGGGCGGTTTTCCTGCTGGCGACCCTTGTGGCCGACCATCACGCCTTTTTCGATGCGCGCTGGGGCGGCGTAGCGTTGCGGTCTTTCCGCTGGCAGCAGGCCCGAATTTGGAAAGACGCTCGCGCATTGCCCCCCGATGCTTTGCTGCTGACCAATGAGTTGGAAGCCACCATTTACTACACCCGCCGCCCCGCGCAGCCGCTGGTGGTGCCGGCCGCGAAAGGGGGCCGGCTTGTGGTGGTGGACTCTTCGACCAAAGAGGCGCGGGTGTTGCCTTACCCCGATATGGAAACCTGGGGCCGCGCGGTGGCTGAGAGGCTGGAAGGCCGCTGTGCCGCCGTGGTGTATGTGACCTTGAAGGCGCCGGAAAACCGTGCTTTGGAAGACGCCTTCCGGCTGATAAAACGCGAGAAGAGCGGACTGTTGCTGGCGCCGCCGGGCTCGGAAACCTGCCTGGGTGTGCAGCCTTGAGTGGCACGTTTCGGCTGGGCGCAGGCGCTTCGTCAGTGCTCAGCGCAGGCGTTGCATCCGGGGGAAGGCCACCATGTTGAGCGCAATCAAGCCTGCGCACACAGCCCCGGCCAGGAAGGCGGCCGCAGGCGCGCCGATATGGTCGCCCAGCGCGCCGATGGCCAGCGCCCCCACGGGATAAAAGCCCCCCAGCGCCCAGGTGTAGGCGCTCATCACCCGCCCGCGCAGCGCGTCGGGCACCAGCATCTGGATGAGGGTGTTGGTGAGCACCAACTGGGTGGTGAAGGTGTAGCCCAGCACCACCATCAGTGCCATGCTCAAGAGAGGGTTGCGGCTAAGGGCCAGCCCCATCAGCGCGGGGCCAATGAAGACGCGGCTGGCCAGCAAGGCGCGCCCTTTGTGCCAGCGTTCCCCCAGGAAAATGAGGCTGAGCGCCCCGGCGAGCGCGCCGACGCCTTGCGCGGCCATCAGGTTGCCGAAGCCCGTTGCCCCCGTGTGCAAGATGTCTTTGGCGAACACCGGCAACAAGGTGAGTGCTCCAAAGCCGGCCATGCTGAAAAGTGCGACCATGGTCACCAGCCCCAAGATGGTGCGTTCCCCTAACAGATAGCCCAGGCCCTGTTTGAGGTTGCCGAGAGGGTTTTCGGCGCGGGCTTCCAGCACTGGCGGGGGCAGGCGCATGAGCAGCAGCGAAACGATGATGGCGAGGAAAGTGATGGCGTTGATGGCGAAGGCAGGCGCTTCGCCTAGCGCAGCGACGACCATGCCGCCGATGCCCGGCCCGATGATGCGTGCCAGGTTGAACAGGGTCGAGTTCAGGCTGATGGCGTTGAGCAGGTCGTCTTTGTCGTCGTCTACCATTTCGACCACGAAGGCCTGCCGACCGGGCATGTCGAGGGCGTTCCCCAGCCCCAGCAACAAAGAGAGCACCAGAATGTGCCAGAATTGAATGACGCCCGCCCAGGTGAGCACGGCCAGCACCACCGCCAATACCATGAACCAGGTTTGGGTGAAAAGCAACAGCCGTCGGCGGGGGAAACGGTCGATGAGTACCCCCATGAATAGCGAAAAGAGCAATACGGGCAGGAAGTTGGCAAAAGTGACCAGGCCGAGGCTGGTCTGAGAGCCGGTGAGGTTATAGACCAGCCACTGGAGGGCGGTGGATTGCATCCACGAGCCGATGAGGGAAACCAGTTGGCCGAAGAAGAAGAGGCGGAAGTTGCGGTGGCGGAGGGCGCTGAAAGCGCGCCCCCAGGTGGAAGCAACGCTGGTCATGTTACCTCGGTAGTTGTTAGATAATTATCTATTTTGCGCCCCCAATGATACCACGGAACGGCAGCAGGCCAAGGGCCGCCGCTGTTTTTGCGAGAAGGGTTTGCGAGGGGAGAAGGGGGGCTTCAGGGCGTGACGGTAATGGTGCTGGTGGGGCTGCGCTGCGGCGGTCCGCTGTCGGCAGGGAGGACTTCTGCCCAGAAGTGGTGTTCCCCCGGTTGCAACGGCCACCACGCTTCACACTTCGGGGCAGGGCAGGTTGCCAGCAGCGCATCGTCGGCCCAGAGGCGCAACCGCGCCCCGGCCCAGGCGGTTTCGGCCACGACCTGGATTTCCTGCGCTTCGCTGGAGAGGTCGGGCGCGAGACGGTACGCGCTGCCGTTGGCGGGCGAGAGCAGCCGCACGGCGGCGTTTGGTTCGCCCTCGGTGGTGGGGGAAAGGGCGGGGAGGTCTTGCACCAGCGGCCAGCCGTGAGCGCGTGCCCAATTCCAGGCGCGGGGCGGCAGGTTGAGCGCGGTGATGGTTTGTGGGCCGTCAGGGGTGCTCACGGTCACCCGGCGGTAGACGTCGTCGGGCCGGGTGGGGGCGGTGCCTTCCAGGAACCAGGCAAGATGGGTTTCGGGGCACGCCGGCGTGGGCAACAATCCCGAAAGGGTGCACACACGCACCTGCACCAGCCCTGCGGGGCGCGAGAAGGCTTTCGGTGGTTGGTCGGCTTCCAGCGTGCGGATAACCTGGTGCCAGATGGGGGCCGCGCCGGTCAGCCCGTCCACCTGGCGCATGGCCTGGAAATCGGCATTACCGACCCATACGCCCACCACCCAGCGAGGGGTGTAGCCCACTGTCCAGTTGTCGTGAAAGCCGGAGGAGGTGCCGGTTTTCACCGCCGCGGGGAAGCCGACTTCCAGCGAGGTGTGGCGTGGGAAGCCCAGGGTGCGGGCGGTGTCGTCGGAGAGGATGTCGGAGATCAACCACGCGACCCGCGGGTCCCAGACCGGTGTGGCGTGGGGGGGCGATGGGCGATAGAGGATGCTTCCCTGGGGGGCGCGCACTTCGTATAGCCATTGATATGGGCGGAAATAGCCATCGGTGGCGAAGGCGATGTAGGCATTGGTGAGTTCCAGCAGCGAGACTTCGCCGCCGCCCAGCGCGAGGGAAAGGTCATAGTGCTCGGCGTCTTCCAGCGAGGTGATGCCGAGGGCGCGCGCGACTTCCAACGCTTTGGCGATGCCCACGTGTTGCAAGGTGAGCACTGCGGGGATGTTGAGCGAAGAGGCCAACGCCTGCCGCACGGTGACGGGGCCGTGGTAACGGCGGTCGTAGTTTTCGGGGGTGTAGGGCGTGCCGTCGGCGGTGTGGAAGGTGGTGGGGACGTCCCAGAGCACGGTGGCTTCGGTCCAGGGGAAAGGCTGGTGAGGTTGGAGGGCAGCGGCGTAAATGATGGGCTTGAAAGCCGAGCCAGTGGGGCGCGGTGTGGTCGCCATGTTGATGGCGCCTTCGGCAGCGCGTTGGCCGTAGCCTGCACTGCCGACCAGCGCGCGCAGCGCTCCCGTTTGGGCATCCAAGACCACCACCGCCGCGTCGTTCACGTGGCGGTCTCGGTCGCGCTGCAGGGTGTCCAACTGCCGTGCTACGGCTTCTTCGGCCAGGGTTTGAATGTCCAGGTCTAAGGTGGTGCGCACTTCGAGGGGCACGTTGGTGGGCAGGCGGCCTTGCGCCTGCAGCGTCTGGATGCGTTGCAGCACCATCCAGACGAAGTGAGGCGCGCGCATGGGGTAGGGGATGGGGTTGTAGGTCAGCGGGACGGCGAGGGCGCGGCGGCGCGCTTCCGGCGTCAGGAAGCCGTGGCGCACCATCAGATCCAGCACGGTGTGCTGCCGGGCGCGGGCGGCTTCCGGGTGGGTGAAGGGGTCATAAACCGCTGGCGCCTGGGGAAGCCCCGCCAGCAGCGCGCATTCCGGCAGGGTGAGCTGGGCGGCGGGCTTGCCGAAGTAGGTCTGTGCTGCGGCTTCCGCCCCATAAGCAAAGCCCCCGTAGTAGGTGGTGTTGAGGTAAAGGGCGAGGATTTGGTCCTTGGTGAGGCGGTGGGTGAGTTCCCAGGCGAGCCAGGTTTCGCGCAGTTTGCGGCGTAGCGTGCGTTGGCGGCGTTCCTGGGGGGAAAGCAAGAGGTTGCGGGCCACTTGCTGGGTGATGGTGCTGCCGCCGGAAACCACGCGGCCGGCGCGCAGGTTTTGCCACAGGGCGCGCGCCAGGCCGCGGAAATCGAGGCCGGGGTTGGTGTAAAAGGTGGGGTCTTCCACCGCCAGGGTGGCGTCTTTGAGACATTGGGGGATGCTGCTCGCTGGTAGGGGAGTGTAACGCGCTTCGGCAGGCAGCGCTTCGTAGAGCAGGCGGCCTTTGCGATCGGTGATGCGGATGCTGGGTACGGTGGGCGCGGCAGCAAGCGCGCGCGTGGGGTCGGGCAGGGTGGCAAGCGTCAGGCCCAGCCAGAGCGCCCCCAGCCCCAGCAGGGCCAGGGCGAGGAAGGCCATCAGATGGCGCACAGGGCGTGGGGGGAAGTGAGGCATGGGGGGAGTTTGGGGAGATATGGGCGCGCTTTCGGGAAACGCGTCTCTGGATTGTGAAATGCCCGGCGTGAAGGCGCTGAAAGGCCTGGTTTGTGGTGCGGTTGCTGGATTGGTGGTTAACTCATCCGGCCGCAGGGGCGGTGCTTTAGTATAGCAGAGGCTGCAGGGAAAGACGAGAGCCTGATGAGGCACAGCGCGAACATAAGGGAGATGCTTTCTCTAAATTGTTACCACCCTTATCGCTTTCTGGTATAATCTTCGCACAAGCACGCCTTGCCGCCTCACAGGCGGCTATTTTTTGGAAGGAGCCAAGCCATTATGGAAGATATGCGTCCGGAAGACATTGTGGGGGAATACCAGGAATACACCCTGACTTACTACGACGGCACCAGCCGCAAGGTCCTGGTGACGGACATCGAAGCCCCTTATCCCGATGGCAAATTGATCGTTTCGACTACCGATTTGCAGGGGATTATCGTCCATGCCAATCAGGCTTTTGTGGATATGTCGGGTTATAGCCGTGAAGAACTCATCGGCCAGCCGCACTACATTTTGCGCCACCCCGATATGCCCAGGGCCGCTTTCCGCGATATGTGGGAGACCATCCAGGCAGGGAAGACCTGGCGCGGCTACGTCAAAAACCTTCGCAAGGATGGTGGTTACTATCTCGTGTATGCCACGGTGATGCCCAATTTCAAAGATGGCAAAATCGTGGGCTATACGTCGGTGCGGCGCAAGCCCTCGCGCCGCAAAATGGAAGAGGCGCTGCGGGAATACGCCCGCATTCGGGCGGAGGAGGAAGGCGCATGACTTTTCAGTTGACCGTCAGCCCTGATTTCCCTCCCAACCGCATTGCCGGGTGGTACATCTTCAACACCTGGTTGCAGAAGGCGTTGGACTTACCCATTCATCTCGAACTCTACCCTTCGTTTGAGGCGCAGCGGGAAGCCATTGGGCAAGGGAAGGTGGACCTGATCTACGCCAACCCTTATGATGCCGCCATGCTGATTCGGGAAAAAGGCTTCACCGCCCTTGCCCGTCCGCAGGGGAAGATGGACGAGGCCGTCGTGGTCGCGGCTGCCGATGCGCCGTATGATACCGTGGATGACCTCGAGCCTGGCCTGCGCCTGGCAGTGACCAACGACCCGGCCGTCAATTTGCTGGGCATGATGATGTTGGAACCGGCTGAACTGGACGCCTCGAACCTGGAAGTGCGCCAGGTCGAGAGCTATCCGGTGGCCGTAAAGTTACTGCTCCAGGGCGAAGCCGATATGGCCTTTCTGCTCAAAGAGGCGCTGGAAAAACTGACCGCGACCACCCGCAGGCAGTTGAAAGTGCTGGTCGATAGCCAGATCGGCGACCTTTACCATGCTTTCCTGGTAGGGCCTCGGCTGGCCGATAAGCATGAAGCCGTTCGCTCGGCGCTGGTGAACATGCACACAGAGGCCAAAGGCAAAGACGTGCTGGAAAATCTGGGCTTCCCTGCCTGGGAGGCCGTTTCGGCCGATGAGGCTGAGTTC
It includes:
- a CDS encoding MFS transporter, whose protein sequence is MTSVASTWGRAFSALRHRNFRLFFFGQLVSLIGSWMQSTALQWLVYNLTGSQTSLGLVTFANFLPVLLFSLFMGVLIDRFPRRRLLLFTQTWFMVLAVVLAVLTWAGVIQFWHILVLSLLLGLGNALDMPGRQAFVVEMVDDDKDDLLNAISLNSTLFNLARIIGPGIGGMVVAALGEAPAFAINAITFLAIIVSLLLMRLPPPVLEARAENPLGNLKQGLGYLLGERTILGLVTMVALFSMAGFGALTLLPVFAKDILHTGATGFGNLMAAQGVGALAGALSLIFLGERWHKGRALLASRVFIGPALMGLALSRNPLLSMALMVVLGYTFTTQLVLTNTLIQMLVPDALRGRVMSAYTWALGGFYPVGALAIGALGDHIGAPAAAFLAGAVCAGLIALNMVAFPRMQRLR
- the pbpC gene encoding penicillin-binding protein 1C yields the protein MPHFPPRPVRHLMAFLALALLGLGALWLGLTLATLPDPTRALAAAPTVPSIRITDRKGRLLYEALPAEARYTPLPASSIPQCLKDATLAVEDPTFYTNPGLDFRGLARALWQNLRAGRVVSGGSTITQQVARNLLLSPQERRQRTLRRKLRETWLAWELTHRLTKDQILALYLNTTYYGGFAYGAEAAAQTYFGKPAAQLTLPECALLAGLPQAPAVYDPFTHPEAARARQHTVLDLMVRHGFLTPEARRRALAVPLTYNPIPYPMRAPHFVWMVLQRIQTLQAQGRLPTNVPLEVRTTLDLDIQTLAEEAVARQLDTLQRDRDRHVNDAAVVVLDAQTGALRALVGSAGYGQRAAEGAINMATTPRPTGSAFKPIIYAAALQPHQPFPWTEATVLWDVPTTFHTADGTPYTPENYDRRYHGPVTVRQALASSLNIPAVLTLQHVGIAKALEVARALGITSLEDAEHYDLSLALGGGEVSLLELTNAYIAFATDGYFRPYQWLYEVRAPQGSILYRPSPPHATPVWDPRVAWLISDILSDDTARTLGFPRHTSLEVGFPAAVKTGTSSGFHDNWTVGYTPRWVVGVWVGNADFQAMRQVDGLTGAAPIWHQVIRTLEADQPPKAFSRPAGLVQVRVCTLSGLLPTPACPETHLAWFLEGTAPTRPDDVYRRVTVSTPDGPQTITALNLPPRAWNWARAHGWPLVQDLPALSPTTEGEPNAAVRLLSPANGSAYRLAPDLSSEAQEIQVVAETAWAGARLRLWADDALLATCPAPKCEAWWPLQPGEHHFWAEVLPADSGPPQRSPTSTITVTP
- a CDS encoding PAS domain S-box protein produces the protein MMEDMRPEDIVGEYQEYTLTYYDGTSRKVLVTDIEAPYPDGKLIVSTTDLQGIIVHANQAFVDMSGYSREELIGQPHYILRHPDMPRAAFRDMWETIQAGKTWRGYVKNLRKDGGYYLVYATVMPNFKDGKIVGYTSVRRKPSRRKMEEALREYARIRAEEEGA
- a CDS encoding phosphate/phosphite/phosphonate ABC transporter substrate-binding protein, producing the protein MTFQLTVSPDFPPNRIAGWYIFNTWLQKALDLPIHLELYPSFEAQREAIGQGKVDLIYANPYDAAMLIREKGFTALARPQGKMDEAVVVAAADAPYDTVDDLEPGLRLAVTNDPAVNLLGMMMLEPAELDASNLEVRQVESYPVAVKLLLQGEADMAFLLKEALEKLTATTRRQLKVLVDSQIGDLYHAFLVGPRLADKHEAVRSALVNMHTEAKGKDVLENLGFPAWEAVSADEAEFMMNLVEALK